A region of Streptomyces deccanensis DNA encodes the following proteins:
- a CDS encoding S8 family serine peptidase, giving the protein MRAVGALVGALAAVSVGFASDAAAYDAQTKQWYLETMQAQQMWKVSTGKGIKVAVIDSGVNADTPSLKGQVLVDEVPKSVAYGATDDQLGHGTSMAELIAGTGAGGGLQGLAPGAKIIPYRIELEGLKGGAEELEKTPDLIEAIRAAADTDAQIISMSFGSVGPSSKEKEAIEYAASKGKLMIASVGNKGQTKGAIGYPAAYPYVLGIAAVDPTLTVPEFSSSGNYVDLSAPGEGFPGWCDATFRSYCDDRSGTSPAVAIAAASAALIWSAHPDWTVNQVTRALIDTAGRTWAKDQPSKYAGYGFVRPRMVLKDPDYDAGSADVDPLAKDNGGDLLADSASAASPSPSASSASPAPEEPSTGGTSAAGSAAESTDDSNTLWIALGAAAAAIVIGGVGLAVMRARRAR; this is encoded by the coding sequence GTGCGGGCCGTGGGTGCGCTGGTCGGTGCCCTGGCGGCCGTGAGTGTGGGATTCGCCTCTGATGCCGCTGCGTACGACGCCCAGACCAAGCAGTGGTACCTGGAAACGATGCAGGCCCAACAGATGTGGAAGGTCAGCACAGGCAAGGGCATCAAGGTCGCTGTCATCGACAGCGGGGTGAACGCCGATACCCCGTCCCTGAAGGGGCAGGTCCTGGTCGACGAAGTACCCAAGTCGGTTGCGTACGGCGCTACGGACGATCAACTCGGCCATGGAACCTCCATGGCCGAATTGATCGCAGGTACGGGAGCAGGCGGAGGCCTGCAGGGGTTGGCGCCGGGGGCGAAGATCATTCCGTATCGCATTGAGCTTGAGGGACTGAAGGGCGGGGCGGAGGAACTGGAGAAGACCCCTGATCTCATAGAAGCGATCAGGGCGGCAGCCGACACTGACGCGCAGATCATCAGCATGTCGTTCGGATCGGTGGGGCCGAGTTCCAAGGAGAAGGAAGCCATCGAGTACGCCGCTTCAAAAGGCAAGTTGATGATCGCCTCGGTTGGTAACAAGGGGCAGACCAAAGGCGCGATCGGCTATCCGGCCGCATACCCGTACGTACTCGGGATCGCGGCAGTGGACCCCACCCTGACGGTGCCAGAGTTCTCCTCGTCAGGAAATTACGTGGATCTCTCGGCACCAGGGGAAGGCTTCCCGGGGTGGTGTGATGCGACCTTCCGCTCGTACTGCGACGACAGGTCTGGTACGAGTCCCGCAGTCGCCATTGCCGCCGCCTCCGCGGCCCTGATCTGGTCGGCCCACCCTGACTGGACGGTGAACCAGGTCACCCGCGCCCTGATCGACACCGCTGGCCGCACATGGGCGAAGGACCAACCGAGCAAGTACGCAGGTTATGGCTTCGTCCGTCCTCGGATGGTTCTCAAGGACCCGGACTATGACGCCGGCTCTGCCGACGTCGACCCTCTCGCAAAGGACAATGGCGGAGATCTCCTGGCCGACTCCGCGTCCGCTGCCTCGCCCTCCCCCTCTGCGTCAAGCGCATCACCGGCCCCCGAAGAGCCCTCCACAGGCGGTACCTCGGCTGCCGGCTCAGCTGCGGAGTCGACCGATGACAGCAACACCCTCTGGATCGCGCTCGGCGCAGCCGCCGCGGCCATCGTGATCGGTGGTGTCGGCCTGGCCGTAATGCGGGCGCGACGCGCCAGGTGA
- a CDS encoding WXG100 family type VII secretion target: protein MTDKRHEADVDRVEGQNGVTDIVRGLEDHPQGGLLNRMVRSAFVDSSLGRTIADRTDFEKRDFDLNQLIDLVERTDPEDLESSGKALWDARDAIKAAADELEGHIDNVHWVGESGDAFRKWGRSLVTNTHHLSDFAGTAGDQITAAAVGLASVRGAMPSRDAEASRKRPEHFTEAEKVADKSEYAAAVRVEKDRQEAINQMNRLASYYAVSEEVLASLPAKDKTPEFTAMPDVGVPKPVAPQVDYGPSAAGTDSHTHGTTPSVGAQATGDISRHSASDNQLTSNDVTSKITNPDEPVRTNIDSVGTLPPSTTTPVTGHMPPSSGTPVPGQQGMFEGGLRTPVSNGTSGRNLGGSNNFRNPASAQGRTGSTGSPSSASGRSTGQGPTNQMGRPTPTGRPTAGGVAPGSHSSQMGRAVTGGMPRAGGTAAPQAASRPVTGAGRVNGVVGGQPTGTGGASAKGGARIPRGTVIGGEGTAANSRPATGRPGQRGVFGAPETRARPSSSATPPRGISGTAEAVTGRPTARNSVSGAERNGLTRGGAGLVRGLGHETPGDDGNTQGSRRLDHRIEGEETDLPNRPRRDVPPVVN, encoded by the coding sequence ATGACTGACAAACGGCATGAGGCGGACGTCGACCGCGTCGAAGGGCAGAACGGCGTCACGGATATTGTCCGAGGGCTTGAGGACCATCCGCAAGGTGGCTTGCTCAACCGTATGGTGCGCTCGGCCTTCGTGGACAGTTCGCTGGGGCGGACCATCGCGGATCGGACGGACTTCGAGAAGCGTGACTTCGACCTCAATCAACTGATTGACCTCGTCGAGCGAACGGACCCGGAGGACCTGGAATCCTCAGGCAAGGCGCTGTGGGATGCGCGCGACGCCATCAAGGCGGCAGCTGACGAACTCGAAGGCCACATCGACAACGTCCACTGGGTCGGAGAATCGGGTGATGCCTTCCGCAAGTGGGGCAGATCGCTCGTCACCAACACGCACCACTTGAGTGACTTCGCGGGAACTGCAGGGGACCAGATCACCGCAGCCGCCGTGGGCCTTGCGTCTGTGCGCGGCGCCATGCCGTCTCGAGACGCGGAAGCTAGCCGGAAGCGGCCCGAGCACTTCACAGAGGCTGAGAAAGTCGCGGACAAGAGCGAGTACGCGGCAGCCGTACGGGTGGAGAAGGACCGTCAAGAGGCGATCAACCAGATGAACCGGTTGGCCTCGTACTACGCGGTGTCCGAAGAGGTGCTGGCCTCCCTACCTGCCAAGGACAAGACGCCGGAGTTCACGGCCATGCCTGATGTCGGAGTTCCCAAGCCCGTGGCTCCGCAGGTGGATTATGGTCCTTCGGCGGCCGGTACAGACTCACACACCCACGGGACAACACCTTCCGTGGGTGCTCAGGCGACTGGCGACATCTCCAGGCACTCTGCAAGCGACAACCAGCTCACCAGCAATGACGTCACCAGTAAGATCACGAACCCCGACGAGCCTGTCCGTACCAACATCGACAGCGTCGGCACACTGCCACCGTCCACGACTACACCCGTGACCGGCCACATGCCGCCGTCATCGGGTACCCCTGTTCCCGGCCAGCAGGGCATGTTCGAGGGTGGCCTAAGAACACCGGTCTCGAACGGCACGTCAGGCCGGAACCTGGGCGGATCGAATAATTTCCGTAATCCTGCGTCGGCGCAGGGGCGCACTGGTTCGACCGGTTCGCCTAGTTCGGCTTCTGGACGCTCTACGGGACAAGGGCCCACGAACCAGATGGGGCGACCCACGCCGACCGGACGGCCCACTGCCGGAGGCGTGGCTCCCGGATCGCATTCGTCCCAGATGGGCCGCGCGGTCACCGGTGGTATGCCGCGAGCCGGTGGTACGGCTGCTCCGCAGGCCGCCAGCCGTCCTGTGACCGGAGCCGGTCGTGTGAATGGAGTTGTCGGGGGCCAGCCCACCGGCACTGGCGGCGCTTCCGCGAAGGGTGGTGCGAGAATTCCGCGCGGCACAGTCATCGGTGGCGAGGGGACGGCGGCCAACTCGCGGCCTGCTACTGGTCGGCCGGGGCAGCGTGGGGTTTTCGGAGCGCCTGAGACCAGGGCGAGGCCGAGTTCAAGTGCGACACCCCCTCGTGGGATTTCGGGAACAGCAGAGGCTGTCACGGGTAGGCCGACCGCACGCAACTCCGTTTCAGGAGCCGAGCGTAACGGTCTGACGCGTGGCGGCGCCGGACTCGTGCGCGGCCTTGGCCACGAGACGCCCGGTGACGACGGGAACACCCAGGGATCGCGGCGCCTCGACCACCGGATCGAAGGCGAAGAGACCGACCTGCCCAACAGGCCGCGGCGTGACGTGCCGCCGGTCGTCAACTGA
- a CDS encoding WXG100 family type VII secretion target — translation MAGNYTDGLSVTYDALDITATKIANEARDLEQDLQELKRLVENSLQYWEGESQSAFDAKLKRWDKEATDIHTALTGIGHVVATAGGTYMEGDKRGASYLQ, via the coding sequence ATGGCCGGTAACTACACCGACGGACTTTCCGTCACTTATGACGCGCTCGACATCACGGCGACCAAAATCGCCAATGAGGCCAGGGACCTTGAGCAGGACCTGCAGGAGCTGAAGAGGCTCGTCGAGAACAGCTTGCAGTACTGGGAGGGTGAGTCCCAGAGCGCCTTCGATGCCAAGCTGAAGAGGTGGGACAAGGAAGCCACCGACATCCACACCGCCCTCACGGGTATCGGTCACGTCGTGGCCACGGCGGGTGGTACCTACATGGAAGGTGACAAGCGGGGAGCGAGTTACCTTCAGTAG
- a CDS encoding DUF397 domain-containing protein → MAEAEDKELKARKEREKDELYALDISGLEWHSAPGTEEHEERVEIAYLPEGAVAMRSSLDPETVLRYTEAEWRAFVLGARDGEFDLEPTPHDGGLDAETGV, encoded by the coding sequence ATGGCCGAGGCCGAGGACAAAGAACTCAAGGCACGCAAGGAGCGGGAGAAGGACGAGCTCTACGCGCTCGACATCTCGGGTCTCGAGTGGCACAGCGCCCCTGGCACGGAGGAGCACGAGGAGCGAGTCGAGATCGCATACCTCCCGGAAGGCGCGGTGGCGATGCGGTCGTCGCTCGACCCGGAGACCGTGCTGCGCTACACAGAGGCGGAGTGGCGAGCCTTCGTGCTGGGAGCCCGGGACGGCGAGTTCGATCTGGAACCGACTCCGCACGATGGGGGGCTGGACGCGGAGACCGGCGTCTGA
- the eccD gene encoding type VII secretion integral membrane protein EccD, translated as MTASAPVGATGGPGIGAPSAAGTGLGFCRVTIVAPDSRIDVALPDDVPVADLYPEILRLSQQSPDEGAPVGYHLVRRDGTVLDGARSFAAQRILDGELLTLRPFAASLPPAVLDDVSEAVAAAVTRDRTLWNGELTRTAGLIAGGVLPVLLAFVAWSSEIRHDMHGLQGVIAGVFGLLLLTIACVRARVYGDRGSAIALGLGSFPNVAVAGSGLLPLSEGQGIGRLQFLLACTAVLLAAVVLTLLSPGGDGPFVAFVFASAIGLITTFIAVLTKLRPIETAAICAPLSVVALAFLPGLSMRFARLPIGFEPPNPSWGGYDEGEPDAQDPIDVERVAAQARRGHELLVGLVGGCALVSVGASIVLAFSGNVWAELLALSTGVAMLMRAHLFRYTAQVSAALAAGLTALVFLGLGLALNPPQDYVRDAVLGDTTALDIRSVWLAAAIATAVVLVTAIGLITPQRGVTPFWGRFLEIAESFVLLTLIPLALAVFDVYARARALTS; from the coding sequence TTGACGGCCTCCGCGCCGGTCGGCGCGACCGGCGGACCGGGCATCGGAGCCCCTTCCGCAGCAGGCACGGGCCTGGGTTTCTGCCGGGTCACCATCGTGGCACCCGACAGCCGCATCGACGTGGCGCTGCCCGACGACGTACCGGTCGCCGACCTCTATCCGGAGATCCTGAGGCTCTCCCAGCAGAGCCCTGACGAAGGTGCTCCTGTCGGCTATCACCTCGTACGCCGTGACGGCACGGTCCTCGACGGGGCGCGGTCGTTCGCGGCGCAGCGCATCCTCGACGGAGAGCTGCTCACCCTGCGTCCGTTCGCAGCGTCGCTGCCGCCGGCCGTCCTCGACGACGTCTCCGAGGCGGTGGCCGCTGCCGTCACCCGTGACCGCACCCTCTGGAACGGCGAGCTCACACGGACCGCCGGTCTCATCGCGGGAGGCGTCCTGCCGGTGCTGCTGGCGTTCGTGGCCTGGAGCTCCGAGATCCGTCACGACATGCACGGCCTGCAGGGTGTCATCGCCGGCGTTTTCGGACTGCTGTTGCTCACCATCGCCTGCGTGCGCGCACGGGTGTACGGCGATCGCGGCTCAGCGATCGCTCTCGGTCTGGGGTCCTTTCCGAACGTCGCTGTGGCCGGTTCCGGACTCCTTCCTCTCTCCGAGGGACAGGGCATCGGGCGGCTGCAGTTTCTGCTCGCCTGCACGGCCGTCCTGCTCGCCGCCGTGGTACTCACCTTGTTGTCGCCCGGAGGCGACGGTCCCTTCGTGGCCTTCGTCTTCGCCTCCGCGATCGGTCTGATCACCACCTTCATCGCCGTCCTCACGAAGCTGCGGCCCATCGAGACGGCGGCCATCTGTGCCCCGCTCTCCGTTGTCGCGCTCGCCTTCCTGCCCGGCCTGTCCATGCGCTTCGCGCGATTGCCGATCGGTTTCGAACCGCCCAATCCGTCCTGGGGCGGCTACGACGAGGGTGAGCCGGACGCGCAGGATCCCATCGACGTCGAACGCGTCGCGGCCCAGGCCCGCCGCGGCCACGAGCTTCTCGTCGGTCTCGTCGGCGGCTGCGCGCTCGTCTCCGTGGGCGCGTCGATCGTCCTGGCCTTCTCCGGCAATGTGTGGGCGGAGCTTCTGGCTCTGTCCACAGGTGTGGCGATGTTGATGCGAGCCCACCTCTTCCGCTACACCGCGCAGGTGAGCGCCGCCCTGGCGGCAGGCCTCACGGCCCTGGTCTTCCTCGGACTCGGGCTCGCCCTGAACCCGCCGCAGGACTATGTGCGCGACGCCGTCCTCGGCGATACGACTGCGCTCGACATCCGTAGCGTCTGGCTCGCCGCGGCGATCGCCACAGCCGTCGTCCTCGTCACCGCGATCGGTCTGATCACTCCGCAGCGTGGTGTGACCCCGTTCTGGGGACGCTTCCTGGAGATCGCCGAAAGCTTCGTCCTGCTCACGCTGATCCCACTGGCGCTGGCCGTCTTCGACGTGTACGCACGGGCCCGGGCCCTGACGAGCTAG
- the eccCa gene encoding type VII secretion protein EccCa, which yields MSHIVVKRPPRALPKEVPTDEVVLQPPPELPRGQQEGALMQLLPMLGMGGSVVFFFNPQAQPFMKIMGMVMVASTIAMGVAMLVRYRRGNQGQLADIRRDYLRYLSQTRHQAMDTAKAQRDAQYYLHPSPEQLWALVAEGSRVWERRTGDEDFGQVRVGLGPQGLATPLIAPQTAPVDELEPLTAGAMQRFLATHSTLEGLPMAVSLRAFYHVTISGEPGTARGTARAVTACLAALHSSEDLVIAVATGREAAPAWEWAKWLPHTQKRGVTDGAGSMRLITTDPMELEDRLTDVLQGRPRFHPAAPPVSEQPHLVVLLDGVSLPPASLLASPEGLQSVTVIEIVPGDLSSGRGDLSIIVQPKELRLESAHGMVYEGTPDVLSYEAAEALARQLAPLRMASGGDDGEPLLANLDFTELLNLGDAASVDPRRTWRPRSQSERLRVPIGLGEDGRPVMLDLKEAAQEGMGPHGLCVGATGSGKSELLRTLVLGLAVTHSSETLNFVLADFKGGATFAGMAQMPHVAAVITNLADDLTLVDRMGDSIRGELNRRQELLRDAGNYANIHDYEKARAAGAPLQPIPSLVLVIDEFSELLTAKPDFIEMFVQIGRIGRSLGVHLLLASQRLEEGRLRGLETYLSYRIGLRTFSAAESRAAIGVPDAYELPNVPGSGILKFGTEEMVRFKAAYVSGVYRTGSQQAVVPGGPLPVDRRPVLFTAADVPVRYAPVPQQRQEEPDAQQDDALADTVLDVIVRRLEAQGPAAHQVWLPPLDSPPSLDSLLPGLAPVPGRGMTQPGYEGAGRLVVPVGLVDKPYEQRREPLWTDFGGAAGHMQVLGGPQSGKSTLLRSIIASFALTHTPHEVQFYGLDFGGGGLSTVADLPHVGGVASRLDPEKVRRTVAEVYGVLTRREEYFRTANISSIAEFRARRARGDISVTDQPWGDVFLAIDGWGNFRTDYEALDPVILDIAARGLGYGIHLILTASRSMEVRSNLKDHLMNRLELRLGDPMDSEFDRKVAANVPTGVPGRGQTPQKQHFMAAVPRIDGLSSDTDLAEATAALASEVGRHWQQPGAPEVRLLPREFPASQLPPGNRFPNRGISFALDEDSLEPVFVDFDQDPFFLIFGESESGKSNLLKLLIKRLTERYDSDNCKLFVVDNRRSLLGVTPPAHLAEYIPMSNQMQHHMDALADLMQRRTPTAEVTQEQLRNRSWWRGPTVFVIVDDYDLVSTSSGNPLSGLTDMLPFARDVGVRFIIARSTAGAGRAGYEAFTQRIKELGAQGVVLAGDPGEGDLLGGVRPRPMPAGRGVFVSRKRGKPLIQVGLTEDGNV from the coding sequence GTGAGCCACATCGTCGTCAAGCGCCCACCGCGGGCGCTGCCGAAGGAAGTGCCCACGGACGAGGTCGTGCTGCAGCCTCCGCCGGAGCTTCCGCGTGGGCAGCAGGAGGGTGCACTCATGCAACTCCTGCCCATGCTCGGCATGGGCGGTTCCGTGGTGTTCTTCTTCAACCCTCAGGCCCAGCCCTTCATGAAGATCATGGGCATGGTGATGGTGGCCTCCACGATCGCCATGGGCGTCGCGATGCTGGTCCGCTACCGCCGCGGCAACCAGGGCCAACTGGCGGACATCCGACGGGACTACCTGCGTTACCTGTCGCAGACCCGGCACCAGGCCATGGACACCGCCAAGGCCCAGCGCGATGCCCAGTACTACCTCCATCCTTCACCGGAGCAGCTGTGGGCCCTGGTCGCCGAGGGCAGCCGGGTGTGGGAGCGGCGCACCGGTGACGAGGACTTCGGGCAGGTGCGCGTGGGCCTCGGCCCGCAGGGTCTGGCCACTCCCCTGATCGCACCGCAGACCGCTCCGGTCGACGAGTTGGAGCCGCTGACCGCCGGGGCCATGCAGCGATTCCTGGCCACGCACAGCACACTTGAGGGCCTGCCGATGGCTGTCTCGCTGCGCGCCTTCTACCACGTGACGATCAGTGGCGAACCCGGCACCGCGCGCGGCACCGCCCGAGCGGTCACGGCCTGCCTCGCGGCGCTGCACTCATCCGAGGACCTGGTCATCGCGGTCGCCACCGGGCGGGAGGCGGCGCCCGCGTGGGAATGGGCGAAGTGGCTGCCCCACACGCAGAAGCGGGGCGTCACGGACGGCGCGGGCAGCATGCGTCTGATCACCACCGATCCGATGGAACTGGAGGACCGGCTGACCGACGTCCTCCAGGGCCGCCCGCGTTTCCACCCCGCCGCTCCGCCGGTCTCCGAGCAACCGCACCTGGTCGTCCTGCTCGACGGTGTCTCACTGCCGCCCGCTTCTTTGTTGGCCAGTCCCGAAGGCCTGCAGAGCGTGACGGTCATCGAGATCGTCCCCGGTGACCTCAGTTCCGGGCGCGGCGACCTCTCGATCATCGTGCAGCCCAAGGAACTGCGTCTGGAGTCGGCGCACGGCATGGTCTACGAGGGCACCCCGGACGTCCTGTCGTACGAGGCCGCCGAAGCTCTTGCCCGACAACTGGCGCCGCTGCGCATGGCGTCGGGTGGCGATGACGGCGAACCGCTGCTGGCCAACCTGGATTTCACGGAACTGCTGAACCTGGGCGACGCGGCTTCGGTCGACCCACGGCGCACCTGGCGTCCGCGTTCGCAGTCGGAGCGGCTGCGTGTGCCGATCGGCCTCGGCGAGGACGGCCGACCCGTGATGCTCGACCTCAAGGAGGCCGCGCAGGAGGGCATGGGTCCCCACGGCCTCTGCGTCGGCGCGACCGGTTCCGGAAAGTCGGAGCTGCTGCGCACGCTGGTCCTGGGCCTGGCCGTGACCCACTCCTCCGAAACGCTGAACTTCGTCCTGGCGGACTTCAAGGGTGGTGCGACCTTCGCCGGCATGGCGCAGATGCCCCACGTGGCGGCCGTGATCACCAACCTCGCGGACGACCTGACCCTTGTCGACCGCATGGGCGACTCCATCCGCGGTGAGCTGAACCGTCGCCAGGAGCTGCTCCGCGATGCCGGCAACTACGCCAACATCCACGACTACGAGAAGGCCCGCGCCGCCGGCGCCCCGCTGCAGCCCATTCCGTCGCTGGTCCTGGTGATCGACGAGTTCAGCGAACTGCTCACCGCGAAGCCGGACTTCATCGAGATGTTCGTGCAGATCGGCCGTATCGGCCGTTCTCTGGGTGTGCACCTGCTGCTCGCCTCGCAGCGTCTGGAGGAAGGTCGCCTGAGAGGGCTGGAGACCTACCTGTCGTACCGGATCGGTCTGCGGACGTTCTCGGCGGCCGAGTCCCGAGCCGCGATCGGCGTCCCCGACGCGTACGAGCTGCCGAACGTGCCGGGCTCCGGCATCCTGAAGTTCGGTACGGAGGAGATGGTGCGGTTCAAGGCGGCGTACGTCTCCGGTGTGTACCGCACGGGTTCCCAGCAGGCCGTCGTGCCCGGCGGACCGCTCCCGGTCGACCGTCGACCCGTGTTGTTCACCGCGGCCGATGTCCCTGTGCGGTACGCGCCGGTACCGCAGCAGCGCCAGGAAGAGCCCGACGCCCAGCAGGACGACGCGCTCGCCGACACCGTTCTGGACGTGATCGTCCGGCGTCTGGAGGCCCAGGGGCCGGCCGCCCACCAGGTGTGGCTCCCCCCACTGGACAGTCCGCCCTCGCTCGACTCGTTGCTCCCGGGGCTGGCCCCGGTGCCCGGCCGGGGCATGACACAGCCCGGTTACGAGGGTGCCGGTCGGCTCGTCGTCCCGGTCGGCCTCGTCGACAAGCCGTACGAGCAGCGGCGCGAACCGCTCTGGACCGACTTCGGCGGCGCGGCCGGCCACATGCAGGTCCTCGGCGGCCCGCAGTCCGGCAAGTCGACACTGCTGCGCTCGATCATCGCGTCGTTCGCACTCACCCACACCCCTCACGAAGTGCAGTTCTACGGACTCGACTTCGGTGGTGGCGGTCTGTCGACCGTGGCCGACCTGCCGCACGTGGGAGGGGTGGCCTCACGACTGGACCCCGAGAAGGTCCGGCGTACGGTGGCGGAGGTGTACGGCGTCCTGACCCGCCGTGAGGAGTACTTCCGCACCGCGAACATCTCGTCGATCGCCGAGTTCCGTGCGCGCCGTGCACGGGGGGACATCTCAGTGACCGACCAGCCCTGGGGCGACGTCTTCCTCGCCATCGACGGCTGGGGCAATTTCCGTACCGACTACGAGGCGTTGGATCCGGTGATCCTGGACATCGCGGCGCGCGGCCTCGGTTACGGCATCCACCTGATCCTCACCGCCTCGCGCTCCATGGAGGTCCGTTCGAACCTCAAGGATCATCTGATGAACCGCTTGGAATTGCGGCTCGGCGACCCCATGGACTCCGAGTTCGACCGCAAGGTGGCAGCGAACGTTCCCACAGGGGTTCCTGGACGCGGTCAGACACCGCAGAAGCAACACTTCATGGCGGCGGTCCCGCGTATCGACGGTCTGTCCTCCGACACGGACTTGGCGGAGGCGACGGCTGCCCTCGCCTCCGAGGTCGGCCGCCACTGGCAACAGCCTGGCGCTCCCGAAGTCCGCTTGCTGCCGCGGGAGTTCCCGGCATCTCAGCTGCCCCCGGGCAACCGCTTCCCGAACCGCGGTATCTCCTTCGCCCTCGACGAGGACAGCCTCGAGCCGGTGTTCGTCGACTTCGACCAGGACCCGTTCTTCCTCATCTTCGGCGAGAGCGAGTCCGGTAAGTCGAATCTGCTGAAGCTGCTCATCAAGCGTCTCACCGAGCGCTACGACAGCGACAACTGCAAGCTGTTCGTGGTCGACAACCGCCGCTCGCTGCTGGGTGTCACCCCTCCTGCCCATCTGGCGGAGTACATCCCCATGTCGAACCAGATGCAGCACCATATGGACGCCCTGGCCGACCTCATGCAACGCCGCACCCCCACCGCGGAAGTCACACAGGAGCAACTGCGCAACCGCAGCTGGTGGCGGGGCCCGACGGTGTTCGTGATCGTCGACGACTACGACCTGGTGTCCACGTCGAGCGGCAACCCGCTCTCGGGACTCACGGACATGCTTCCGTTCGCCCGTGACGTCGGCGTCCGCTTCATCATCGCCCGCTCCACCGCGGGCGCCGGCCGCGCAGGCTACGAGGCCTTCACCCAGCGCATCAAGGAACTCGGGGCTCAAGGCGTCGTCCTCGCGGGCGACCCGGGCGAGGGCGACCTGCTGGGCGGTGTACGGCCGCGGCCGATGCCGGCGGGGCGCGGCGTGTTCGTGTCTCGGAAGCGGGGGAAGCCGTTGATTCAGGTCGGGTTGACCGAGGATGGGAATGTGTGA
- a CDS encoding PQQ-binding-like beta-propeller repeat protein, producing the protein MSGSFHSPYTASALESERRTRLRRLRTAGAAVLTAAVVAAGILGLTSGGDDVEPERRPAAVREAPDDIRETVEKAPESPEGGRSLYLVEQIKTVGRNISSIGTWATEKVFAKGIGDYVQGFTQHGDKSKELYKLDFPAPLCAVTRHVSVAGWTAVAYPGQSPDPDENPISTAMSLPCDHLAVFDVDTGRKRWDVLLPGDGSAMSVNVTMTNGAVLVTWGQGSAAYDMTTGKRLWADTTPSACEDSGFAGGQGLIALQRCGDSRDPEFRVEKVDARTGKSRWTYKVATGVNEVYLISSEPAVIAVMAGGYAVTDLISLDDRGKARASIQPNRDHQVVNCSETFNAVVETCSTLVVGEERLYITTDDDIVAYDLGTGRTVFKFDSIPGRRMYPLRMSGGELIAYREAGNLSPAAVVSLDPVSRKETLLLLIGGTLDLGAVGDPTEDDIIYEHGRIYFATETLYGPSDKGEVGEETTVAIGYESVALHRR; encoded by the coding sequence GTGAGCGGCTCGTTCCACTCTCCGTACACCGCCTCCGCCCTCGAATCCGAGCGCCGCACCCGACTTCGGCGCCTGCGGACGGCCGGCGCGGCGGTTCTGACCGCGGCGGTCGTCGCCGCGGGCATCCTGGGCCTCACGTCCGGCGGTGACGATGTGGAGCCGGAGCGGCGTCCGGCGGCCGTCCGGGAGGCTCCGGACGACATCCGCGAGACCGTGGAGAAGGCGCCTGAGTCGCCGGAGGGCGGCAGGTCCCTCTATCTCGTCGAGCAGATCAAGACGGTGGGCAGGAACATCTCGTCCATCGGCACCTGGGCGACGGAGAAGGTCTTCGCGAAGGGCATCGGGGACTACGTCCAGGGGTTCACCCAACACGGGGACAAGAGCAAGGAACTGTACAAGCTCGACTTCCCCGCCCCACTGTGCGCGGTGACGCGCCACGTCAGTGTGGCCGGCTGGACGGCCGTCGCCTACCCCGGCCAGAGCCCCGATCCTGACGAGAACCCCATCTCCACGGCCATGAGCCTGCCCTGCGACCACCTCGCGGTCTTCGACGTCGACACGGGCAGGAAAAGGTGGGACGTGCTCCTGCCGGGCGACGGCAGCGCCATGTCGGTCAACGTCACGATGACCAACGGTGCGGTCCTCGTCACCTGGGGACAGGGCTCGGCGGCGTACGACATGACCACAGGCAAGCGACTGTGGGCGGACACCACACCGTCGGCGTGCGAGGACTCCGGGTTCGCGGGTGGCCAGGGTCTGATCGCGCTGCAGCGGTGCGGAGACTCGAGGGACCCCGAGTTCCGGGTGGAGAAGGTCGACGCCCGCACGGGCAAGTCCCGGTGGACCTACAAGGTCGCCACGGGCGTCAACGAGGTCTACCTGATCTCCTCCGAGCCGGCTGTCATCGCCGTCATGGCGGGTGGCTACGCCGTCACCGACCTGATCTCCCTCGACGACAGGGGCAAGGCGCGCGCCTCGATCCAGCCCAACCGCGATCACCAGGTCGTCAACTGCAGCGAGACGTTCAACGCGGTGGTCGAGACCTGCAGCACGCTCGTCGTCGGGGAGGAGCGGCTCTACATCACGACGGACGACGACATCGTCGCCTACGACCTGGGCACCGGAAGGACCGTGTTCAAGTTCGACTCCATACCCGGACGGCGGATGTACCCGCTGAGGATGAGCGGCGGTGAACTGATCGCGTACCGGGAGGCCGGCAATCTCTCGCCCGCCGCCGTCGTCAGCCTCGATCCGGTGTCCCGCAAGGAGACGCTCCTCCTGCTCATCGGTGGAACCCTCGACCTCGGCGCCGTCGGTGATCCGACGGA
- a CDS encoding WXG100 family type VII secretion target, protein MAGKQKLENDAVILLQKQMLSKYENVKSRVHRLQGIIDSLETGQWDGIGRAAFDKKQFEINESLRNMGNILAEVIDAMTSARNIVDSKEDEVRAAVNRIDLQDGAPTVSPFSSMS, encoded by the coding sequence ATGGCCGGCAAGCAGAAGCTCGAAAACGATGCGGTAATCCTGCTCCAGAAGCAGATGCTCTCGAAGTACGAGAACGTCAAGTCGCGTGTTCACAGGCTTCAGGGAATCATCGACAGCCTGGAGACCGGTCAGTGGGACGGAATCGGCCGAGCCGCGTTCGACAAGAAGCAGTTCGAGATCAACGAATCGCTGCGGAACATGGGCAACATCCTTGCCGAGGTCATCGACGCGATGACCTCGGCGCGCAACATCGTCGACAGCAAGGAAGACGAGGTGCGCGCGGCGGTCAACAGGATCGACCTCCAGGACGGTGCCCCGACGGTTTCTCCCTTCAGTTCCATGAGTTGA